In one window of Deltaproteobacteria bacterium DNA:
- a CDS encoding efflux RND transporter periplasmic adaptor subunit, giving the protein MTEPEGRETHGPGEPLPEGKEPPPPGTRAMAVVRWSLVAGMALLAVLALRTTCRESATPPATKATRYHCPMHPTIVRDRPGECPICGMGLVPVPEKPDARAGQKTVLATGPVYACPMHPDQTSSDSKAECPICGMRLEPRPTAGPDHGGHGVPGLAPLQLSPDRVQLIGMRTAKVTRERLVPNLRTVGFVSATETGVAHVHTRFSGWIEHLYVSQTGARVKKGDPLATIYSPQLLTAQQEYLNALKWSSGATRDGGSSRLGENFLEDARRRLELLGISAKEIDELKRTGERIRAVKLRAPISGYVARKTALHGLFVQPGTELFELADLSTLWVLAEIYEYEIPRVTVGQTARLALRGQAEDFTGRVTFIHPTLNPETRTLRVRLEFKNPKLRLRPGMYGDVNIDLEPAEGLVLPLEAVVDTGAVQYVFVALSEGRFEPRRVRLGARSGGKVQALSGVGEGEIVVTTANFLIDSESRLRAAIEGLSGGRDGAAPRAPSDAGLHRHP; this is encoded by the coding sequence ATGACGGAACCCGAAGGCCGAGAGACCCACGGACCCGGCGAGCCCCTCCCCGAGGGGAAGGAGCCCCCGCCCCCGGGGACGCGCGCCATGGCCGTCGTGCGCTGGAGCCTCGTCGCCGGCATGGCGCTCCTGGCCGTCCTGGCGCTGCGCACGACCTGCCGCGAGAGCGCGACGCCACCTGCGACCAAGGCCACGCGCTACCACTGCCCGATGCACCCGACCATCGTGCGGGACCGTCCCGGGGAGTGCCCCATCTGCGGCATGGGCCTCGTCCCCGTGCCGGAGAAGCCCGACGCCCGGGCCGGACAGAAGACGGTCCTCGCCACCGGGCCGGTCTACGCCTGCCCGATGCACCCCGACCAGACCTCCTCGGACAGCAAAGCCGAGTGCCCGATCTGCGGCATGCGCCTCGAGCCCCGGCCCACCGCTGGCCCCGACCACGGCGGGCACGGGGTCCCCGGGCTCGCCCCGCTCCAGCTCTCCCCCGATCGGGTGCAGCTCATCGGCATGCGCACGGCCAAGGTCACCCGCGAGCGGCTCGTCCCGAACCTCCGCACCGTCGGTTTCGTCTCGGCTACCGAGACCGGCGTGGCGCACGTGCACACCCGCTTCTCCGGCTGGATCGAGCACCTCTACGTCTCGCAGACCGGGGCCCGGGTGAAGAAGGGCGACCCGCTGGCCACGATCTACAGCCCCCAGCTCCTCACCGCGCAGCAGGAGTACCTGAACGCGCTCAAGTGGTCCTCCGGTGCCACGCGCGACGGAGGCAGCTCCCGGCTGGGCGAGAACTTCCTCGAGGACGCCCGGCGGCGCCTCGAACTCCTCGGCATCTCCGCCAAGGAGATCGACGAGCTCAAGCGCACCGGCGAGCGCATCCGCGCGGTGAAGCTCCGCGCCCCCATCAGCGGCTACGTGGCGCGCAAGACCGCCCTGCACGGCCTCTTCGTCCAGCCGGGCACCGAGCTCTTCGAGCTGGCCGACCTCTCCACGCTCTGGGTCCTCGCCGAGATCTACGAGTACGAGATCCCCCGCGTCACCGTCGGACAGACGGCCCGGCTCGCCCTGCGCGGCCAGGCCGAGGATTTCACCGGACGCGTGACCTTCATCCACCCCACGCTCAACCCGGAGACGCGGACGCTGCGCGTGCGCCTCGAGTTCAAGAACCCCAAGCTCCGCCTGCGCCCGGGCATGTACGGCGACGTGAACATCGACCTGGAGCCTGCCGAAGGGCTCGTCCTCCCCCTCGAGGCCGTGGTGGACACGGGGGCCGTGCAGTACGTCTTCGTCGCGCTCTCCGAAGGGCGCTTCGAACCCCGCCGCGTGCGCCTCGGGGCCCGCTCGGGTGGCAAGGTGCAGGCCCTCTCCGGGGTCGGCGAAGGCGAGATCGTCGTCACCACGGCCAACTTCCTCATCGACTCGGAGAGCCGCCTGCGCGCCGCCATCGAGGGGCTCTCGGGCGGCAGAGACGGCGCGGCACCCCGAGCTCCCTCCGACGCCGGTCTCCACCGTCACCCCTGA
- a CDS encoding haloacid dehalogenase-like hydrolase, which yields MNRPSPHRRQPTVLLFDIDGTLIHSTSGIGAGRRAFERAADDLFRAREHCRFSFNGLTDRSIARAVVTAVQEFPPGSEGPVPAAESAVEELLARYLLLLEEELDGFADYELLPGVVELLDALDELADRTTVAVGLGTGNLERGAELKLARVGLSGRFAFGGYGSDHEERAELIRAGARRGADRLGCDAGDCRVVVVGDTPRDVAAALAVGGECVAVATGGHRTEALLAVGAVAAFEDLTAPGVLEALLPSRPGR from the coding sequence GTGAATCGCCCGAGTCCGCATCGACGGCAACCGACCGTGCTGCTCTTCGACATCGACGGCACGCTCATCCACTCCACCTCGGGCATCGGCGCGGGTCGCCGGGCCTTCGAGCGCGCCGCGGACGACCTCTTTCGCGCGCGCGAACATTGCCGCTTCTCCTTCAACGGGCTGACCGACCGCTCCATCGCCCGCGCCGTCGTCACCGCGGTGCAGGAGTTTCCTCCCGGCTCGGAGGGACCGGTCCCCGCGGCGGAATCGGCGGTCGAGGAGCTCCTCGCCCGCTACCTCCTGCTCCTGGAAGAGGAGCTCGACGGGTTCGCCGACTACGAGCTCCTCCCGGGCGTGGTGGAGCTCCTCGACGCGCTGGACGAGCTCGCCGATCGGACGACCGTCGCGGTGGGGCTCGGCACCGGAAATCTGGAGCGCGGCGCCGAGCTCAAGCTGGCCCGGGTCGGTCTGTCCGGTCGCTTCGCCTTCGGCGGGTACGGCAGCGACCACGAGGAGCGCGCCGAGCTGATTCGCGCCGGCGCTCGTCGAGGCGCCGACCGCCTCGGTTGCGACGCCGGAGACTGCCGGGTGGTGGTGGTCGGGGACACCCCGCGCGACGTGGCGGCCGCGCTCGCGGTCGGGGGCGAATGCGTGGCCGTGGCAACCGGCGGGCACCGCACCGAGGCGCTGCTCGCCGTCGGAGCAGTGGCAGCCTTCGAAGATCTGACGGCGCCCGGCGTGCTCGAGGCGCTGCTTCCCTCGCGCCCCGGCCGCTGA
- a CDS encoding efflux RND transporter permease subunit, with amino-acid sequence MVERIIEVCARNRGLVLLGVAFATVLAVWSIRRVELDAIPDLSDPQVIVFTEWMGRSPTLLEDQVTYPLVSALRAAPRVTDVRGYSMFGMSFIYVIFEEGTDLYWARTRVSELLGTARSRLPEGVSPVLGPDATSVGWVFQYALVDRSGRHGLDELRAFQDFTLRYALGSVPGVAEVASVGGYQKQYQVTVDPNRLQAFGVTLQEVIAAIRDSNNDAGARIIELSGREYYVRGRGYLTDLGSLEKVAVRASGPNGTPVLVRDVGSVRFGPDIRRGLLEWNGDGEAVGAVVVMRQGENALAVIERVKKKLAELRPSLPPGVEVEIAYDRSGLIERSIRTLAHALLEEAVVVSLVIILFLLHLRSALLPILSLPLSVALSFIPMYLLGIPSTIMSLGGIAIAIGATVDAEIVMIEAAHKKLETAPPGADRQALLRHAAAEVTPAIFFSLLIIAVSFLPVFTLTGQAGRLFRPLAFTKTFVMLSAALLSITFAPALRDLLIRGRILSEARHPLSRFIVRLYKPFVFVALRNPKSTVALGLLAVLSAVPLAGRLGHEFMPPLNEGDLLYMPTTFPNISIEEAKRQLQYQDRLLRSFPEVASVFGKVGRIESPTDPAPLTMVETTVRLRPAAEWRKVPIHRFYTAWAPRWLKGLLRPFWPEEKPLSFEALTAEMNDKMQFPGWTNAFTMPIKTRIDMLSTGVRTPIGVKVFGSDLAEIERVGTSLERVLAPLAGTRSVYYERNEGGLYLDIIPDRDALGRYGLRSGDVQRTIEAAVGGLPITVTIEGRKRFSVNVRYPHDLRNDLDRLKRVLVPLPPRAAGSASAGMGSGSSAMDASAGGEPMSEPPQGSTGGGAPASPSAGEPASLGGSRQAFVPLGQLAELKVVGGPPMIRDEDGLLVGYVYVDVDQTQRDIGGYVTEAKAAVARAQQAGTLAFPPGTFLKWTGQYELLEQMVARMKLVVPLTLFLVVLLLLLHFRNLVETLIVLLSIPFALVGSVWLLWLLDYRISTAVWVGVIALVGLAAQTGIVMIVYIDQAFERRRRAGKIRDLDDIIWAHLEGTVQRVRPKLMTVSTMLVGLIPLLWAQGSGADVMKRIAAPMVGGLLTSAFLTLEIIPVVYTYWRLEQLLWERLAPLDPQRLRRLKLASLGQGAGWFIGAAVLVAPIYYPPAGALSTPLLALGGLLVLASGVAYLTLRPAARRQVWPAPAH; translated from the coding sequence ATGGTCGAGCGGATCATCGAAGTCTGCGCGCGCAACCGGGGGCTGGTCCTCCTCGGCGTGGCGTTCGCCACCGTCCTCGCCGTCTGGTCGATCCGACGCGTGGAGCTCGACGCCATCCCCGACCTCTCGGACCCCCAGGTGATCGTCTTCACCGAGTGGATGGGGCGCAGCCCCACTCTCCTCGAGGACCAGGTCACCTACCCGCTCGTCTCCGCGCTGCGGGCCGCGCCGCGCGTGACCGACGTCCGCGGCTACTCGATGTTCGGCATGTCCTTCATCTACGTCATCTTCGAGGAGGGCACCGACCTCTACTGGGCGCGCACCCGCGTCAGCGAGCTCCTCGGCACCGCGCGGAGCCGCCTCCCCGAGGGGGTCAGCCCCGTGCTCGGTCCCGACGCCACGAGCGTGGGGTGGGTCTTTCAGTACGCGCTCGTGGACCGCAGCGGTCGCCACGGCCTCGACGAGCTGCGCGCCTTTCAGGACTTCACCCTGCGCTACGCCCTCGGGAGCGTCCCCGGCGTGGCCGAGGTGGCCTCGGTCGGTGGCTACCAGAAGCAGTACCAGGTCACGGTGGACCCGAACCGCCTGCAGGCCTTCGGCGTGACGCTGCAGGAGGTCATCGCCGCCATCCGCGACTCGAACAACGACGCCGGGGCGCGGATCATCGAGCTCTCGGGCCGCGAGTATTACGTCCGCGGGCGCGGCTACCTGACCGACCTCGGCAGCCTCGAGAAGGTGGCCGTGCGCGCCTCCGGGCCGAATGGAACGCCCGTTCTAGTACGCGACGTCGGATCGGTCCGCTTCGGCCCCGACATCCGCCGGGGCCTCCTCGAGTGGAACGGGGACGGCGAGGCGGTGGGGGCCGTGGTGGTCATGCGCCAGGGCGAGAACGCCCTCGCCGTGATCGAGCGCGTGAAGAAGAAGCTCGCCGAGCTCCGCCCGAGCCTGCCCCCCGGCGTGGAGGTGGAGATCGCCTACGACCGGTCGGGCCTGATCGAGCGCTCGATCCGCACGCTGGCCCACGCCCTGCTCGAGGAGGCGGTGGTGGTGAGCCTGGTGATCATCCTCTTCCTCCTCCACCTGCGCAGCGCGCTCCTGCCCATCCTCTCGCTGCCGCTCAGCGTGGCGCTCTCCTTCATCCCCATGTACCTCCTCGGCATCCCTTCCACGATCATGAGCCTCGGCGGGATCGCCATCGCCATCGGAGCCACCGTCGACGCCGAGATCGTGATGATCGAGGCCGCCCACAAGAAGCTCGAGACCGCCCCCCCCGGTGCCGACCGCCAGGCGCTCCTGCGGCACGCCGCGGCGGAGGTGACGCCGGCCATCTTCTTCTCGCTCCTCATCATCGCCGTCTCCTTTCTCCCCGTCTTCACCCTCACCGGACAGGCGGGGCGGCTCTTCCGGCCGCTGGCCTTCACCAAGACCTTCGTCATGCTCTCGGCGGCGCTGCTCTCGATCACCTTCGCGCCGGCGCTCCGCGACCTGCTCATCCGGGGGCGCATCCTCTCCGAGGCCCGCCACCCGCTCTCCCGTTTCATCGTGCGGCTCTACAAGCCGTTCGTCTTCGTGGCCCTGCGAAACCCGAAGTCCACCGTCGCGCTCGGGCTGCTCGCGGTCCTCTCCGCCGTCCCCCTCGCCGGCCGCCTCGGCCACGAGTTCATGCCCCCGCTCAACGAGGGGGACCTGCTCTACATGCCCACCACCTTCCCGAACATCTCGATCGAGGAGGCCAAGCGCCAGCTCCAGTATCAGGACCGCCTCCTGCGCTCCTTTCCCGAGGTAGCCTCGGTCTTCGGCAAGGTGGGGCGCATCGAATCGCCCACCGACCCCGCGCCCCTCACCATGGTCGAGACCACCGTCCGGCTGCGCCCGGCCGCGGAGTGGCGCAAGGTCCCCATCCACCGCTTCTACACCGCCTGGGCCCCGCGCTGGCTCAAGGGCCTCCTGCGTCCCTTCTGGCCCGAGGAGAAGCCCCTCTCCTTCGAGGCGCTCACGGCCGAGATGAACGACAAGATGCAGTTCCCGGGCTGGACCAACGCCTTCACCATGCCCATCAAGACCCGCATCGACATGCTCTCCACGGGGGTTCGCACCCCGATCGGGGTGAAGGTCTTCGGCAGCGACCTGGCGGAGATCGAGCGCGTGGGGACGAGCCTCGAACGGGTGCTCGCCCCCCTCGCCGGCACGCGCAGCGTCTACTACGAGCGGAACGAGGGGGGCCTCTACCTGGACATCATCCCGGACCGGGACGCGCTCGGACGCTACGGGCTACGAAGCGGGGACGTGCAGCGCACGATCGAGGCTGCCGTGGGCGGCCTTCCGATCACCGTGACCATCGAGGGCCGCAAGCGCTTCAGCGTGAACGTCCGCTACCCGCACGACCTGCGCAACGACCTGGACCGGCTCAAGCGCGTGCTCGTGCCGCTTCCCCCGCGCGCCGCGGGGAGCGCCTCGGCGGGCATGGGCTCCGGCTCCTCTGCGATGGACGCCTCCGCGGGTGGAGAGCCGATGTCCGAGCCACCGCAGGGGTCGACCGGCGGTGGCGCGCCTGCCTCCCCTTCGGCGGGGGAGCCGGCCTCGCTCGGCGGCTCCCGTCAGGCCTTCGTCCCGCTCGGGCAGCTCGCCGAGCTCAAGGTGGTGGGGGGCCCGCCCATGATCCGCGACGAGGACGGCCTGCTCGTGGGCTACGTCTACGTGGACGTGGACCAGACCCAGCGGGACATCGGCGGCTACGTCACCGAGGCCAAGGCCGCCGTGGCGCGCGCCCAGCAGGCGGGGACCCTCGCCTTTCCGCCCGGCACCTTCCTCAAGTGGACGGGGCAGTACGAGCTCCTCGAGCAGATGGTGGCCAGGATGAAGCTCGTCGTTCCGCTGACCCTCTTCCTCGTGGTGCTTCTGCTCTTGCTCCACTTCCGCAACCTGGTCGAGACGCTGATCGTCTTGCTCTCCATCCCCTTCGCGCTCGTCGGCAGCGTCTGGCTGCTCTGGCTGCTCGACTACCGGATCTCGACGGCGGTCTGGGTGGGGGTCATCGCGCTCGTGGGCCTCGCCGCGCAGACCGGCATCGTGATGATCGTCTACATCGACCAGGCCTTCGAGCGGCGCCGGCGGGCGGGGAAGATCCGCGACCTGGACGACATCATCTGGGCGCACCTGGAAGGGACGGTGCAGCGGGTGCGTCCCAAGCTGATGACCGTGAGCACCATGCTGGTGGGTCTCATCCCGCTCCTTTGGGCCCAGGGCTCGGGGGCCGACGTGATGAAGCGCATCGCCGCGCCGATGGTCGGAGGCCTGCTCACCTCGGCCTTCCTGACGCTCGAGATCATCCCGGTGGTCTACACCTACTGGCGGCTGGAGCAGCTCCTCTGGGAGCGCCTCGCACCGCTCGACCCGCAGAGGCTCCGGCGGCTGAAGCTCGCCTCCCTCGGCCAGGGGGCGGGGTGGTTCATTGGAGCCGCTGTTCTAGTAGCCCCCATCTATTATCCGCCGGCCGGGGCGCTCTCGACGCCGCTCCTCGCGCTCGGGGGCCTGCTGGTCCTCGCGAGCGGGGTCGCGTACCTCACGCTCCGGCCCGCGGCGCGTCGGCAGGTGTGGCCCGCGCCCGCGCACTAG
- a CDS encoding MFS transporter has product MAKKPLLDAGVLTVEQMGQVGFGMLFTYAIGKTLNGFIADWVHLARFMATGLLLSAGANVLFGLSGSFLAFLVLWSFNGWFQSVGATTSGVTLASWFDPRELGTRYGVWSIAHSLGEGATFVGTAVLVHRAGWRWGFIGPGLVCLAVALVLYRTLADRPVALGLPPVQDPAAARAHEGASIGELQLEALRNPMVWILGLASASMYVARYALNNWGVLYLQVDKGYSLVDAAFVVSLFPIVGIFGSALSGIISDRLFQARRGPVTTIYGVMLVVALAVLFFSPPGSPWLVKGAMAVAGFATGGQLVFLGGLAAMDISSKRAAGAALGIVGGLSYAGAAAQDWISGAMIESTRHVVDGKTVYDFGHVRWVWVGAAVVSLALAMTLGASERRRASARARATPADAPRAGA; this is encoded by the coding sequence GTGGCCAAGAAGCCGCTCCTGGACGCCGGCGTGCTGACGGTCGAGCAGATGGGGCAGGTCGGCTTCGGCATGCTCTTCACCTACGCCATCGGCAAGACCCTCAACGGCTTCATCGCCGACTGGGTGCACCTGGCCCGCTTCATGGCCACGGGCCTGCTCCTCTCCGCGGGAGCCAACGTGCTCTTCGGCCTCTCGGGGAGCTTTCTGGCGTTTCTCGTGCTCTGGTCCTTCAACGGCTGGTTCCAGTCGGTGGGAGCCACCACGAGCGGTGTGACGCTGGCGAGCTGGTTCGATCCGCGGGAGCTCGGCACGCGCTACGGGGTCTGGAGCATCGCCCACAGCCTCGGTGAGGGGGCGACCTTCGTCGGGACGGCGGTGCTCGTGCACAGGGCCGGGTGGCGCTGGGGCTTCATCGGGCCGGGGCTCGTCTGCCTCGCGGTGGCGCTCGTCCTCTATCGGACCCTCGCCGACCGCCCCGTCGCGCTCGGACTCCCCCCCGTGCAGGACCCTGCGGCCGCGCGGGCCCACGAGGGGGCGAGCATCGGCGAGCTGCAGCTCGAGGCGCTCCGCAACCCGATGGTCTGGATCCTCGGTCTCGCCTCGGCCTCGATGTACGTGGCGCGCTACGCCCTGAACAACTGGGGCGTGCTCTACCTCCAGGTCGACAAGGGCTACTCGCTCGTGGACGCGGCCTTCGTGGTCTCGCTCTTTCCCATCGTCGGGATCTTCGGCTCCGCGCTCTCGGGGATCATCTCCGACCGGCTCTTCCAGGCGCGGCGCGGTCCGGTGACCACGATCTACGGCGTGATGCTCGTCGTGGCGCTGGCGGTCCTCTTCTTCTCTCCCCCCGGAAGTCCGTGGCTCGTGAAGGGGGCGATGGCCGTGGCGGGCTTTGCCACCGGCGGGCAGCTCGTCTTCCTCGGGGGCCTGGCCGCGATGGATATCTCCTCCAAGCGCGCGGCGGGGGCGGCGCTCGGCATCGTGGGTGGCCTGAGCTACGCCGGCGCCGCGGCGCAGGACTGGATCAGCGGTGCCATGATCGAGTCCACGCGCCACGTGGTGGACGGAAAGACGGTCTACGACTTCGGGCACGTCCGCTGGGTCTGGGTCGGGGCGGCGGTGGTTTCGCTGGCGCTGGCCATGACGCTCGGCGCGAGCGAGCGCCGCCGGGCTAGTGCGCGGGCGCGGGCCACACCTGCCGACGCGCCGCGGGCCGGAGCGTGA
- a CDS encoding symmetrical bis(5'-nucleosyl)-tetraphosphatase, translated as MATFAVGDVHGCYRTLRALLRRAGHAARRDRVWFVGDLVNGGAASLEVVRYVAELGERAVTVLGNHELHLLARAAGLARARRRDSLEALLSAPDAEALLEWTRTRPLLHRAEPFVLVHAGLLPAWSVAEAADLAVRASARLTVAEGATFAVESRRGQEVANPADERQVLLHATRAFTRLRCCTREGVLDDGFTGPPEEAPAGTYPWFQVPGRRSAEATVVCGHWAAAGLRRQPGLLALDSGCAWGRTLSAVRLEDGALFQEPLADRLVP; from the coding sequence ATGGCCACCTTCGCGGTTGGAGACGTTCACGGCTGCTATCGGACGCTCAGGGCGCTCTTGCGGCGGGCGGGGCACGCGGCGCGGCGAGATCGCGTGTGGTTCGTGGGGGACCTCGTGAACGGTGGGGCCGCTTCGCTCGAGGTGGTGCGCTACGTGGCCGAGCTCGGCGAACGGGCCGTGACCGTCCTCGGTAACCACGAACTGCACCTGCTCGCGCGCGCGGCGGGGCTCGCCCGGGCGCGCCGGCGAGACAGCCTGGAGGCCCTCCTCTCCGCGCCGGATGCGGAGGCCCTGCTCGAATGGACCCGCACGCGACCGCTGCTCCACCGTGCCGAGCCGTTCGTGCTGGTGCACGCGGGACTCCTTCCGGCGTGGAGCGTCGCGGAGGCGGCCGACCTCGCCGTGCGGGCGAGCGCGCGTCTGACCGTCGCCGAGGGGGCGACCTTCGCCGTCGAGAGCCGTCGCGGGCAGGAGGTCGCGAACCCGGCTGACGAGCGACAGGTGCTGCTCCACGCCACCCGGGCGTTCACGCGCCTGCGCTGCTGCACGCGTGAGGGCGTCCTCGACGACGGCTTCACCGGCCCTCCCGAGGAGGCCCCCGCCGGAACGTACCCCTGGTTCCAGGTGCCCGGCCGGAGGAGCGCGGAGGCGACCGTCGTGTGCGGTCACTGGGCGGCAGCCGGGTTGCGACGGCAGCCAGGCCTTCTCGCCCTCGACTCCGGGTGTGCGTGGGGGAGGACTCTCTCGGCGGTGCGCCTCGAGGATGGCGCGCTCTTTCAGGAGCCGCTCGCCGATCGTCTGGTGCCGTGA
- a CDS encoding DUF47 domain-containing protein, translating to MFKRLLPRETSFFDYFEQHAALTLEGAKEMLSLVSTGANIPAKAKRIKEIEHECDVLTHRCIAALHKTFITPMERHDIHKLMSKMDDIMDYVEAAGDRFAVYEVPEMRAEARDLADVIVRSAEVIQQGLAALRSGKDGDGVLKCCVEIHRLENEGDAVLRSALGRLFKEEKDAISVIKWKEIFEQLENASDCCEDVANVLEGVVLESA from the coding sequence ATGTTCAAGCGCCTCTTGCCGCGCGAGACCAGTTTTTTCGATTACTTCGAGCAGCATGCCGCCCTGACCCTCGAGGGGGCCAAGGAGATGCTGTCGTTGGTCTCCACGGGGGCCAACATCCCCGCGAAGGCCAAGCGCATCAAGGAGATCGAGCACGAGTGCGACGTGCTCACCCACCGCTGCATCGCCGCCCTGCACAAGACCTTCATCACCCCCATGGAGCGGCACGACATCCACAAGCTGATGTCCAAGATGGACGACATCATGGACTACGTGGAGGCCGCGGGCGACCGGTTCGCCGTCTACGAGGTGCCCGAGATGCGTGCCGAGGCGCGGGACCTCGCCGACGTGATCGTGCGGTCGGCCGAGGTGATCCAGCAGGGCCTGGCGGCGCTGCGGTCGGGCAAGGACGGCGACGGGGTGCTGAAGTGCTGCGTCGAGATCCACCGGCTCGAGAACGAGGGGGACGCCGTGCTGCGCTCGGCCCTCGGGCGGCTCTTCAAGGAAGAGAAGGACGCCATCTCGGTCATCAAGTGGAAGGAGATCTTCGAGCAGCTCGAGAACGCCTCCGACTGCTGCGAAGACGTGGCGAACGTGCTCGAGGGCGTGGTTCTCGAGAGCGCCTGA
- a CDS encoding TerC family protein, translated as MHDARLAPRPGKETEPVADIFTMENLLALLTLTTMEIVLGIDNVVFIAILSARLEPSKRNRARRIGLALAMVVRVLLLLGLQWVSKLTKPLFHLVGHDFAGRHLIFIVGGLFLIAKATYEIHHKIQDHEATAEGVTKYASMRSIIIQIILLDIVFSLDSVIPAVGMARALWVMITAVVLAVVVMLLFAGKIGDFIERHPTFKMLALSFLLLIGVMLLAEGFERHIEKGYVYFAMAFALGVELLNLRVRKARAPGPEQG; from the coding sequence ATGCACGACGCGCGCCTGGCCCCGCGGCCAGGCAAGGAGACGGAACCGGTGGCAGACATCTTCACCATGGAGAACCTGCTGGCGCTCCTCACGCTCACCACGATGGAGATCGTGCTGGGCATCGACAACGTCGTCTTCATCGCCATCCTCTCGGCACGCCTCGAGCCCTCGAAACGCAACCGAGCCCGCCGGATCGGCCTGGCCCTGGCCATGGTCGTGCGCGTCCTCCTCCTGCTCGGCCTGCAGTGGGTGAGCAAGCTGACCAAGCCGCTCTTTCACCTCGTGGGGCACGACTTCGCCGGACGCCACCTGATCTTCATCGTGGGCGGGCTGTTCCTCATCGCCAAGGCCACCTACGAAATCCACCACAAGATCCAGGACCACGAGGCCACCGCCGAGGGGGTGACGAAGTACGCCTCGATGCGCAGCATCATCATTCAGATCATCTTGCTCGACATCGTCTTCTCCCTGGATTCGGTGATCCCCGCGGTGGGGATGGCGCGCGCGCTGTGGGTCATGATCACGGCGGTCGTGCTCGCGGTGGTCGTGATGCTCCTCTTCGCCGGCAAGATCGGCGACTTCATCGAGCGCCATCCGACCTTCAAGATGCTCGCCCTCTCCTTCCTGCTGCTCATCGGCGTGATGCTCCTCGCCGAGGGCTTCGAGCGCCACATCGAGAAGGGCTACGTTTACTTCGCCATGGCCTTCGCTCTCGGCGTAGAGCTCCTCAACCTGCGCGTCCGAAAGGCGCGCGCGCCGGGACCCGAGCAGGGGTGA
- a CDS encoding TolC family protein: MHASVISLAACWALVGTGSGCLTGATRQSYDALLRESAAPASRRGPASPPGDLEAELARAPRLTTILRLIGERHPELAEARGRLGGLLERVPAASRLPDLELRYEQRGVPVVRPHRLDRADGIAFGLRQSFPALGLRDASSRVALEEARAAAELLRAKERDLLARARRAFIQLYQAERELELQQEHVALVGRLVELSRATYQSGQGSQHDVLRLVLEQTRQRARLLGLDEERRLARLQLNTLMARRPDAPLGVPPPPALAPQSLSAAALEALLHQHRAELRAADHAVLRSTAAVEASRSVARWPTLMIGADYMVMPAAMDSIHTYGLMLGANLPWLNPLYADRQREAEALLAADRRAKENLANLLRQELREALVRVQTLGRTRHLIHTELLPQARQSFDAARAAYAAGQGEASALVDALRTLLEVRLEEHRTLAQLAAAEVELERAVGRPVAPAPTSGGDR, translated from the coding sequence ATGCACGCGTCGGTCATCTCCCTGGCCGCGTGCTGGGCGCTGGTGGGGACGGGCTCGGGCTGCCTGACCGGCGCGACCCGCCAGAGCTACGACGCGCTCCTCCGCGAGAGCGCCGCGCCAGCGAGCCGCCGCGGGCCCGCCTCCCCGCCAGGCGACCTGGAGGCCGAGCTCGCCCGTGCGCCGCGTCTGACGACCATCCTGCGCCTCATCGGCGAGCGGCACCCGGAGCTCGCCGAAGCGCGAGGCCGCCTCGGGGGCCTCCTCGAGCGGGTTCCGGCGGCCAGCCGCCTTCCGGACCTGGAGCTCCGGTACGAGCAGCGCGGGGTGCCGGTCGTGCGCCCGCACCGGCTCGACCGGGCCGACGGGATCGCCTTCGGCCTGCGGCAATCCTTTCCCGCCCTCGGCCTCCGCGACGCGAGCTCCCGCGTCGCGCTGGAGGAGGCCCGCGCCGCCGCCGAGCTCCTGCGCGCCAAGGAGCGTGACCTCCTCGCGCGAGCCCGACGGGCCTTCATCCAGCTCTACCAGGCGGAGCGCGAGCTGGAGCTGCAGCAGGAGCACGTGGCGCTGGTCGGGCGCCTCGTGGAGCTCTCGCGCGCCACCTACCAGAGCGGCCAGGGGAGCCAGCACGACGTGCTGCGCCTGGTCCTCGAACAGACGCGGCAGCGTGCGCGCCTGCTCGGCCTGGACGAGGAGCGGCGCCTGGCCCGCCTGCAACTGAACACGCTCATGGCCCGGCGCCCCGACGCCCCCCTCGGGGTCCCTCCGCCCCCCGCCCTCGCCCCGCAGAGCCTCTCCGCCGCGGCGCTCGAGGCCCTGCTCCACCAGCATCGCGCGGAGCTCCGCGCGGCCGATCACGCCGTCCTCCGGAGCACCGCCGCCGTCGAGGCCTCGCGCAGCGTCGCCCGCTGGCCGACGCTGATGATCGGCGCGGACTACATGGTCATGCCGGCCGCGATGGACTCCATCCATACCTACGGGCTGATGCTCGGGGCGAACCTGCCGTGGCTCAATCCGCTCTACGCCGACCGGCAGCGCGAGGCCGAGGCGCTGCTCGCCGCGGACCGCCGCGCGAAGGAGAACCTCGCCAACCTCCTGCGCCAGGAGCTGCGCGAAGCGCTCGTCCGCGTCCAGACCCTCGGCCGGACGCGCCACCTCATCCACACCGAGCTCCTCCCGCAGGCCCGCCAGAGCTTCGACGCAGCGCGCGCGGCCTACGCCGCGGGACAGGGCGAGGCGTCGGCTCTCGTGGATGCCCTGCGCACCCTCCTCGAGGTCCGCCTCGAGGAGCACCGCACCCTGGCGCAGCTCGCCGCGGCCGAGGTCGAACTGGAACGCGCGGTCGGCCGCCCCGTGGCGCCCGCGCCCACCTCCGGGGGGGATCGATGA